The stretch of DNA CCTCGCGAAAAGGATGGGTATATACGATCCATTCCACCAAGTGAACATGTGGGGGGACAGCTTCAAAATTGATGGAAGCTTGAATTCAATTGCTACACCAATGTTCATGATGAAGCCAAGCATGCAGAACAAGGTAAAATACATAGGAATTTCTCTTCTGTTAACAAGTTAGCATTGTTATGTTTACAACACTGAATTCTCTGTGTTCAGTCTGAATGTACTCCTCATGAATCAAGGGAACCTTCTGGAGATGATCAAGACAGTAATGAGAAACCTGATAGAAAGGTAATGGATTTAATCACTGTATATTTCTTTTCTGCTTATTCCATGCTCATCTTTTACAGGCTTCAATTTAATCGTTTGAATGTTCACAAGAAACCAAAATTGATGCTTTGGAGATCTTGATATCAAACATGAATGTTTTTTGCTGAAGTTTTTAAGGATTATTTATGTGTAGGTGCTAAGACGTCAAGCTCAAAATCGTGAGGCTGCACGAAAATGTCGGCTGCGGAAGAAGGTGATTGAAACTGAATTTATGGGAAGTTAGATAGAGTTCATAATCTGATTCTTGTTATGTAATTAATAGGCTTATGTTCAACAATTAGAAACAAGCCGTGTGAAGCTCATGCAATTGGAGTTGGAGATTGAGAAAGCAAAAAAGCAGGTGATCTTAACCGCAAATTATCGTTCttgtttatgatttttattttagtgtatGTGTTGAAGTACTTATTATGATGTCTACTTGCAGGGTATGTACATACGCAGTGCACCAGATGTTAGTTATATGGGATCATCCGGAACAATTAACCCAGGTTGGAAATTCTTACtttcagttttaatttttcaagtttcctcaaaatgttattttcttagTTATTTTGTGTACTACTACTActttcttcttgtttttttagaagaaattgCAGTTTGATTTATGGTTTATGTTTGAGCCTGTATTAGACGAAATCCATGCCTCTGTTGTTACCTCTAATGATACTTTTGTCAGGTATTTATGTGACTATTTTTAGTATTCCTCTACGGTTCATTTTGCTGCCAGCATCAAATACAGATTTGCTTCAAGTCAATGAAAaattttaccaataattttgaCAGAATGGCATCAAGCAATCAATGAACAATTTTATCTATTCTAGTTCAAGTCATGGTTATTTGAGGAAAGTCTTCAACCTCCAACTGAAGTTaactgttataaaataaattctcttgTTTTTTTCTGGATCACATGTTGTAATATTGTGTTGCATTCTATCAAAATTCTTCTCAGTGATCCAACTATATGAGAAAATTAAGTATTTCATATTGAACTGCAAGTAGCTTTCATGATATGAATATTCTAATGTTTATGACACTTTTTCTTGTAGAATTCTCAGGTGTCCCTTAATTTGTGATTCCATAACTACTTTTTGTATATGTGTGAAGCATTAAGTTTCTATAGCATTGTTTGTAAAGCAGGGATAACCTTGTTTGAACTTGAATATGGACAATGGATTGAAGAGCTCGATAGACAAAATGAAGAACTGAGAAATGCCTTACACACTCGTGAATCTGATATGCAGCTTCATCTACTTGTTGAGAGTTGCTTGAGCCACTACGCAAATCTTTTCAGGATCAAAGCAGAGGCAGCAAAAGCAGATGTCTTTTACTTGATCTCTGGCGCATGGAAAGCATCAGTGGAACGCCTTTATCTTTGGATTGGAGGATCCCGTCCATCACAGCTTCTAAATGTACATCCACATGTCATTCtaacaacttttaaattaatttctgtTCATTGATTGTGCATAATAGTATTAAGAACTCAAGTGTGAGTCTGAAACAAGATCAAGTAAAAACGAGAAATTTTAACAACATACAAGAAAGAAGACCTACAAATTATTTTGGTTCAAAATGGTATTGTAATCTGTTATCTGGGTTTGCTCATAACTCATTGGTGCCGGATGCCAAATTTATGCGTTAATTTCTTTTCTGAAGATCTTGAAATAACAGAAACTTGTTTAGATTTCAGTCATGCTAGGATTTCTTTGAAGCCAAACAAGAATGTCAGATTCTATGCACAACTTCAGATATGATATATGTAGTTGCTAAAACAAAATATCTTTTCTATTCTGTGTTCTGGATTGTGACTACAGAAACATCTTTTCTTCTGGATGTTACTACATAATACACTTCTGCATCTAGTTAAAATTTCTTGACCTTCTCTTTCAGATTATTGTACCACAGCTTGAGCCTTTGACTGATCAACAAATTGTGAGTATTAACAACCTCCGGCTTTCATCTCAGCAAGCTGAAGATGCCCTTTCACTTGGATTGGACAAACTCCAGCAGAGTCTAGTCCACAACATTCCATCAGATCCCTTAATTATAGGACACTACGGCTTTGAGATGGCTGCTGCAATGGACAAAGGTGAAGCACTAGAAGGTTTTGTAAACCAGGTAATGGTTGCAGCATCAAATTGTTTAACATGTTTGGAGTTTTTTATTACTCAGTCATGTGATGAGAAACTTGATGCATTATATGTAGTATACATAAAAGCCTTTTTGAAATGGTAAACTTGGTCTTAAGAAATAGATTCCATTTGTGTTAAATCTCCTTGAATCCCCTCAAAATACCTATCATAACTCCTCACAAAATTCACTTCTAAAATGAGGTTTggaataatttcataatatgttagaaattttatattaaccagagataaggtcaatttatagtatataagtggatgcaaacCTTTATATACAAGATAATTCTGTaaagttgagttaggcttaaaattcactttttaacaTTATTCAAAATCATAAGTTAGAACCTATCCgaacaaaatttattgtttattattagatatattaTTCCACTCACTATCAGATCATGACAATCCATTAATGTCTGCTTTTATTTATTGCTTTGTGGGCAAGTAGAAGTGTGGTGTTTCTGCATTGATTTTTATTGCTAAAGCATGCAAAACTGTTGTTACTGTTGAGTTGAAACCTTGTTGAATTTATTGGGTTGTTCTTCAGGCAGATCACCTTAGGCAGCAAACTCTGCTTTACATGTCAAGGATTCTGACAACTGGGCAAACTGCTCAAGGCTTGGTGGCTATGGGAGAATACTTCCATCGTCTTCGCACTCTTAGTTCTTTATGGACTGCTCATTCATGCGATCCTTCCTTTCCCACTCACCTCTCAAACTGAGACCTTTTTCTTTGAACCTCAACTCTTATGTCACAGGTGCTCAAATCATTGTCTTGTTTAATATGTTATGTATATGCTAGTGCTAGTTACTAATGTTATATGGGTGAACCAAACTTTATATCCTCTAGAGGACCACAAGTGAACCActttgtacataaaatattGTATCAGTTTCCTCATGGAATCATGAAAAAGGATTTAGCTTCGtataaatacttataaaaaatatttaagtattaaactactttcataaattaaaataagttatacactctaaatttgaaaaaaaaaatatagacttAACTCTTCATAAATTTGGATATCTTCGGTAGGATcctgttaaatatttttttatataataagtaatcaaaatttttatattttttaattaagtcttcattatttaaattttttgtttttaactaaaatatgtGATTGTTATCgtagtttcattattttactttctcattttcacGTGTTAGAAATATGAGATTTTTGTTGTACTTGACATAAATCAAGTAATTTTTACATTAATCACAACACTGTCACATTTCTCAATAAGTTCACATAAGtataataacaacaatacaaaaaaatatatatactttgacttttattttttaatttttattctttgacGTGACTTAATAtggattattaattatttttaaaaaaaagataatgataCATTAATCAATAACTCATATTAAACCACACATCAAaggagaagaataaaaaaaatgggaatcataatattattatcatcttTAACATATTATCATTGTCCAACATTAAATGGTGAGAACTAGtttgaaaagtataaaagaaaaatttaatacacaacaagaaaaaatattgaacagAAACTCagtaaaaaaatccaaatttatgaaaaatttaaaatttaattaactcaaaattaataaataaagctTTATAAAAATTGCCTGGTCTATTGATTATAACTAATTCGAGTCCTTTACTTCAttgtatcattttattttctttttctatagaTGCTTGTTAAAAAGTTTATCTAAATTGGACAATAATTTCCCCGTTAGTTGAAATAAAACATAATCGACATGATATACTTGATGATGTTTATAATCCAtaattctaacatttgtcttaatttattttctttgttaaaatgtttcattcttcattt from Vigna unguiculata cultivar IT97K-499-35 chromosome 8, ASM411807v1, whole genome shotgun sequence encodes:
- the LOC114195665 gene encoding transcription factor TGA7-like, which codes for MNSSSTQLVLAKRMGIYDPFHQVNMWGDSFKIDGSLNSIATPMFMMKPSMQNKSECTPHESREPSGDDQDSNEKPDRKVLRRQAQNREAARKCRLRKKAYVQQLETSRVKLMQLELEIEKAKKQGMYIRSAPDVSYMGSSGTINPGITLFELEYGQWIEELDRQNEELRNALHTRESDMQLHLLVESCLSHYANLFRIKAEAAKADVFYLISGAWKASVERLYLWIGGSRPSQLLNIIVPQLEPLTDQQIVSINNLRLSSQQAEDALSLGLDKLQQSLVHNIPSDPLIIGHYGFEMAAAMDKGEALEGFVNQADHLRQQTLLYMSRILTTGQTAQGLVAMGEYFHRLRTLSSLWTAHSCDPSFPTHLSN